The window TCAAGGGCGCGGGCGACCCGAACCAGCCGGCCGCCTGGTTCTACGACAACTCGCTCATCGGCGACGTGGTCACCGTGGTGAACTCCCCGGACAAGACCATCAAGCCGGACAACGGCCTCAACGGCTGGAACATGAGCTGGGCGGAGTGGAAGGCCGGCGCGGCCGTCTGACACCCCCGGAACGCGACGGACGAACGGCGGGGATCCCTCACGGGGTCCCCGCCGTTCGTCGTGGGAAACCGCCGGATTCCCCGCCGCGAGATCATCTAGGGTCCCCGGTATGACCGTCCGCGCGCTGCCGCTGCCCCCCACCGATGCCGAAGTCGACGCCTGGACCGCCGTCCTCGCCGCCGCCCAGGCCGTCGACCTGCCGCAGGGGCCGCCGCCCGCCCGGACGGAAGTGGCCGGACGGCTGCGCGTCACGCCGGCGCGCGGCCGCGCCGCCCTCTGGACCGCGGACGGGGGAACGGGCGTGGCGGCCCTGCTGCTGTTCACGGACGAGGCCAACGCGCACACCGCCTTCCTCGACGTGCTCGCCGTACGCCCGGACGCCCGCCGCCGGGGCCTGGGCCGGGCCCTGTGGGAGCAGGTCCGGGCCGAGCTGCTCGCGCAGGGCCGGACCTCGGTCTCGACGCTGGTGGACCTGGGCGGGCCCGGGCAGGCGTTCGCGGAGTCCCTCGGATTCGAGAACGTACTGCCCATGGCCTGGTACGAGCAGGACGTGCGGCCGCAGCGGCCCCGGGACGGGGACTTCGCCCCGGACGCCCCTGCTTGCGCCAGCGCCGTAGCCCCCGGGTACGAGCTGCACGCCTGGCACGGCCGCGTGCCGGACGACTGGGCGGGACCGCTCGCCACGGCGCACGGGGCGATGGAGGACGCGCCCATGGGGGACATCGACGAGAAGACCGAGCGCTGGACGCCGCAGCGACTGCACGCCTCGCACCGGCTGATCCTGGACCGGGGCGGCGAGATCACCACGGTCGCCGCGGTGACCGGGGAGGGTGAGGTGGCCGCGTACACGGAACTGGTCCTCCCCGACCCGGCCGGCCCGCGCGCCCTCCAGTACGACACGGTCGTCGCCCCCGCCCACCGGGGCCACGGTCTGGGCGGCGCGGTCAAGCGGCACATGCTGGAGCTGGCCCTCCACCGCTACCCCGGCCTGCGCCGGATCGACACGACGGTGGCCGACGAGAACATCCCGATGCGGGCGGTGAACGAGCGCCTGGGTTACCGCCGGGCCCGCCCCGCGGCCTACTACCAGCTCAGCCTTTAGCCGCCGGGTTCCGCGCCCCGGCCTCCTGCGACGGGGCCGACCACGACGACAGCAGACGCAGGGCGTCCGCCGACGGGGAGCCGGGGACGGCGTGGAAGGTGACCAGGGACTGCGCCGGGTCGTCCGGCAGCGTCAGCGTCTCGAAGGACAGCCGCATCTCACCCACGAGCGGGTGCCGCAGCAGCTTCTCCCCGTGCGTCTTGTCCGCCACCGTGTGCGCCGCCCACAGCCGCCGGAACTCCTCGTTCTTCACCGACAGCTCACCGACCAGGGCCGACAGCCGCTCGTCGTCCGGGTGCTGACCCGCGTACATCCGCAGATTGCTCACCACCTCGCACGCCCGGCACTCCCACTCCCCGTACAGCTCCGCCGTCGCCGGGTCCAGGAACACCAGCCGCACCAGGTTCCGTTCGGCGGCCGGCAGCGCCCCGAAGTCCCCGAAGACCGCGGCTGCCAGCCGGTTCCATCCGATGACGTCCTGCCGGTGCCCGACGAGGTACGCCGGTACGCCGCACATCGCGTCCATCAGCGTCCGCAGCTCCGGACGCACCTCCTGCGGCCGCCGGCTCTGGCGGCGCCGGTGCGCCTTGGGCCGGGCCAGGTCCATCAGGTGCGCCCGCTCGGTCCCGTCCAGCCGCAGGGCCCGCGCGAGCGCGTCCAGCACCTCCACCGACACGTTGTGCCCGTCGCGCTGCTCCAGCCGCGTGTAGTACGCGACCGACACCCCCGCCAGCTGCGCCAGTTCCTCACGGCGCAGCCCGGGCACGCGCCGCCGGCGCCCGTAGTCCCGCAGGCCCACGTCCTCGGGGCGCAGCCGCGCACGGCGGGAGCGGAGGAACTCGCCGAGGCAGGCTCGCTGATCAAGCTGGTCCATCCCGCCAGTATCCCCGGGCGGCGGGTCGCGGAGCAGGCGTGAGCCTG is drawn from Streptomyces sp. NBC_01232 and contains these coding sequences:
- a CDS encoding GNAT family N-acetyltransferase → MTVRALPLPPTDAEVDAWTAVLAAAQAVDLPQGPPPARTEVAGRLRVTPARGRAALWTADGGTGVAALLLFTDEANAHTAFLDVLAVRPDARRRGLGRALWEQVRAELLAQGRTSVSTLVDLGGPGQAFAESLGFENVLPMAWYEQDVRPQRPRDGDFAPDAPACASAVAPGYELHAWHGRVPDDWAGPLATAHGAMEDAPMGDIDEKTERWTPQRLHASHRLILDRGGEITTVAAVTGEGEVAAYTELVLPDPAGPRALQYDTVVAPAHRGHGLGGAVKRHMLELALHRYPGLRRIDTTVADENIPMRAVNERLGYRRARPAAYYQLSL
- a CDS encoding helix-turn-helix transcriptional regulator, with amino-acid sequence MDQLDQRACLGEFLRSRRARLRPEDVGLRDYGRRRRVPGLRREELAQLAGVSVAYYTRLEQRDGHNVSVEVLDALARALRLDGTERAHLMDLARPKAHRRRQSRRPQEVRPELRTLMDAMCGVPAYLVGHRQDVIGWNRLAAAVFGDFGALPAAERNLVRLVFLDPATAELYGEWECRACEVVSNLRMYAGQHPDDERLSALVGELSVKNEEFRRLWAAHTVADKTHGEKLLRHPLVGEMRLSFETLTLPDDPAQSLVTFHAVPGSPSADALRLLSSWSAPSQEAGARNPAAKG